In the Proteus vulgaris genome, one interval contains:
- a CDS encoding zinc ribbon domain-containing protein, whose translation MLIFWILLSIIIGCVAASKDRSFLGWCLLSLVISPLISLIILLIVGEGNYAICPKCKEKVKSEASICKHCGTQFED comes from the coding sequence ATGTTAATATTTTGGATTTTATTATCAATAATTATAGGGTGCGTGGCAGCTAGTAAAGATAGATCTTTTCTGGGATGGTGTTTATTATCTCTAGTAATAAGCCCTTTGATTTCATTGATTATTCTTTTAATCGTTGGAGAGGGTAATTATGCTATTTGTCCTAAGTGCAAAGAAAAAGTAAAATCTGAAGCAAGCATCTGCAAGCATTGTGGCACACAATTTGAAGACTGA